In one window of Methanosarcina vacuolata Z-761 DNA:
- a CDS encoding SufB/SufD family protein gives MTQITLNTLSSEIKDMDAAYSASGGDAEILHNHELASLVISGNKVLNANGIEGIVLEPQETEHGVDVKLTIKKGYKIPFPIHLCFGLIPEDGLQEINMNFVAEEDSAVELIAHCTFPNAVKIIHRMEAQMHIGKNASLKYTETHFHGPHGGAQVIPKAHVKVEEGGSYFNNFSLISGRVGVLEFDYDVDAEKDSICEMVTKVYGKKDDKIRIMEKVSLNGENARSVIKSRLAITEDAESEFKGITEGHAPRSRGHVDCLEVLQGNAKAEAVPIIRVDNPLAKVTHEAAIGCVDKKEVETLMARGLEEDDAIDTIVKGMLA, from the coding sequence ATGACTCAGATAACTCTTAATACGCTTTCCAGCGAAATCAAAGATATGGACGCAGCCTATTCGGCATCCGGTGGAGATGCTGAAATCCTGCATAACCATGAGCTTGCAAGCCTTGTGATAAGCGGAAATAAGGTTCTTAATGCGAATGGGATAGAAGGAATTGTGCTCGAACCCCAGGAGACCGAACATGGAGTGGACGTTAAACTGACCATTAAGAAAGGGTACAAAATTCCATTTCCTATCCACCTTTGCTTCGGGCTTATTCCTGAAGATGGGCTCCAGGAAATAAATATGAATTTTGTAGCCGAAGAAGACTCGGCTGTTGAACTCATCGCTCACTGTACATTCCCTAATGCTGTAAAGATTATTCATAGAATGGAGGCTCAAATGCATATAGGGAAGAATGCTTCATTAAAGTACACAGAAACTCACTTCCACGGACCACATGGAGGAGCTCAGGTAATTCCAAAGGCCCATGTAAAGGTAGAGGAAGGCGGCAGTTATTTCAATAATTTCTCCCTGATCTCGGGAAGAGTAGGAGTTCTCGAATTCGACTATGACGTGGATGCCGAAAAAGATTCTATCTGTGAAATGGTTACCAAGGTCTACGGAAAAAAGGACGACAAAATCAGGATCATGGAAAAAGTATCCCTTAATGGGGAAAACGCCAGAAGTGTGATCAAAAGCCGACTGGCCATTACAGAAGATGCGGAGTCGGAGTTTAAGGGAATTACTGAAGGTCATGCACCAAGATCCAGAGGACATGTGGACTGTTTGGAGGTTCTTCAGGGCAATGCAAAAGCCGAAGCTGTCCCGATTATACGCGTTGATAATCCCCTGGCCAAGGTAACTCACGAAGCAGCAATCGGGTGTGTGGACAAAAAAGAAGTCGAAACTCTTATGGCCCGCGGCCTCGAAGAAGACGATGCTATTGACACTATCGTAAAGGGAATGCTGGCTTGA
- a CDS encoding ABC transporter ATP-binding protein, translating to MSEILSVKNLVLSRDGKKILRGVNLEVGDREIHSIIGANGAGKSTLAYTLMGLQGYEHEEGSLIFNGEDISKLSITERAKKGITLAWQEPARFEGLKVRDYLAIGAKGNGGATEEELKEALRKVDLRPEKYLDREVGEALSGGERKRIELASIITMKPKLAILDEPDSGIDVVSLKEIVNLIQTFKENGSSVLVITHRKEIAAASDKASLMCEGVILRSGDPLEISEFFKNRCIPCDSRVSPPKAA from the coding sequence GTGTCAGAGATTCTATCTGTAAAAAACCTGGTGCTAAGCCGTGATGGAAAGAAAATCCTGCGAGGGGTCAATCTTGAGGTAGGCGACCGGGAAATTCACAGCATTATCGGCGCAAATGGTGCAGGAAAAAGTACCCTTGCCTATACCCTGATGGGACTCCAGGGTTATGAACACGAGGAAGGCAGCCTCATCTTTAATGGGGAAGATATTTCAAAACTTTCAATAACCGAACGTGCAAAAAAAGGCATTACCCTTGCCTGGCAGGAACCTGCCCGCTTTGAAGGGCTGAAAGTAAGGGATTATCTGGCAATCGGGGCAAAAGGCAATGGAGGCGCTACTGAAGAAGAGCTGAAAGAGGCCCTGAGGAAGGTTGACCTTAGACCTGAAAAATACCTGGATAGGGAAGTTGGAGAGGCGCTCAGTGGAGGTGAAAGAAAACGCATAGAACTTGCGTCCATAATTACAATGAAACCGAAGCTTGCTATTCTCGACGAGCCCGACTCCGGAATTGATGTTGTTTCCTTAAAGGAAATCGTAAACCTGATCCAAACTTTCAAAGAAAACGGTTCCTCGGTACTTGTAATCACACACAGGAAGGAAATTGCAGCCGCTTCCGATAAAGCATCCCTGATGTGCGAAGGGGTTATCCTCAGGAGCGGAGACCCCCTGGAAATCAGTGAATTTTTCAAAAACAGGTGTATACCATGTGACAGCAGGGTATCCCCACCAAAGGCGGCCTGA
- a CDS encoding NTP transferase domain-containing protein, with amino-acid sequence MDAIVMAGGFGQRLGMGEKPCVELLGKPLIAYVIDTLRASDNIDRVFVAVSPVTPRTEIMIQERYKGEVRVIRTFGGNYVGDMVHAVETAETVGPVMIIMSDLPLINPELIDSVIKKYREEGKPALSVYVPINVCKGAGIRPDTVFNKDGKLIVPSGINILDSSQIRNEQEDFNLILDNPKLAINVNTVKDLQHCKDLLQGQE; translated from the coding sequence ATGGACGCTATTGTAATGGCAGGGGGGTTCGGACAGAGGCTTGGAATGGGAGAAAAGCCTTGTGTTGAATTGCTTGGAAAACCACTTATAGCCTATGTGATAGATACCCTGAGGGCCTCAGATAATATAGACAGAGTTTTTGTAGCGGTCTCCCCTGTTACCCCAAGGACAGAAATTATGATCCAGGAACGCTACAAAGGAGAAGTTCGCGTAATCAGGACTTTTGGCGGAAACTATGTAGGGGATATGGTCCACGCGGTAGAAACCGCAGAAACGGTTGGGCCTGTAATGATTATTATGTCGGACCTTCCCCTGATAAACCCTGAACTTATCGATTCTGTAATCAAGAAATATAGGGAAGAAGGAAAGCCAGCGCTCTCGGTATATGTTCCTATAAATGTCTGCAAAGGAGCCGGAATCAGGCCGGATACGGTCTTTAACAAGGATGGGAAGCTGATAGTACCTTCCGGAATTAATATTCTGGACAGTTCTCAAATCCGAAACGAACAGGAAGACTTTAATCTGATACTTGATAATCCCAAACTAGCAATAAACGTAAATACCGTTAAGGATTTGCAGCACTGCAAGGATCTGCTGCAGGGCCAAGAATAA
- the cobS gene encoding adenosylcobinamide-GDP ribazoletransferase, which yields MNSYLLAFKSGFGFLSTIPVGISMEGIDELMKKIYFYPVVGAVLGLLIGAVAFIGQVIFPGPVLAALIMGFIYYITGFNHLDGVTDIGDGFMAHGSHEKKIKALKDTTIGTGGVSFCILVLLTLYSSIRAIQQGGSVVFGANLPALMLASMFIAEVSAKQSMLTIAAFGKPIPPQEKQAYPGLGAMTISGATRKNFLIGFIFGAIVCFLPFGWIGLLPYLGACISALVILNRSYAHFGGLNGDGIGTANEVGRVTALIIIAVLLNFSLNGYMGGLKWTLL from the coding sequence ATGAATTCATATTTGCTTGCTTTTAAATCTGGGTTTGGTTTCCTGTCCACTATTCCTGTGGGGATTAGCATGGAAGGAATCGACGAACTCATGAAGAAAATCTACTTTTATCCCGTTGTGGGAGCCGTACTCGGGCTTCTCATAGGTGCAGTTGCATTCATAGGGCAGGTAATATTTCCCGGGCCTGTGCTTGCAGCCCTTATCATGGGATTCATATATTATATTACAGGCTTTAATCACCTCGATGGAGTCACGGACATTGGGGACGGTTTTATGGCCCATGGGTCACATGAGAAGAAAATCAAGGCCCTGAAAGACACGACCATCGGGACAGGAGGAGTATCCTTTTGCATTCTCGTATTACTTACTCTGTACAGTTCGATAAGGGCAATACAGCAAGGAGGTTCCGTTGTTTTTGGAGCTAACCTTCCGGCTTTAATGCTTGCATCAATGTTTATTGCAGAGGTCAGTGCAAAACAGTCCATGCTAACTATTGCTGCCTTTGGAAAGCCCATACCTCCGCAGGAAAAACAGGCTTACCCTGGCCTGGGAGCCATGACTATAAGCGGAGCGACCAGAAAGAATTTTCTGATTGGATTCATATTCGGAGCTATAGTTTGCTTTCTGCCTTTTGGATGGATAGGGCTGTTGCCTTATCTGGGAGCCTGTATCTCGGCTCTGGTAATTCTTAACCGAAGCTATGCCCATTTTGGGGGATTAAACGGTGATGGAATTGGCACTGCTAACGAAGTTGGTCGGGTAACTGCACTCATTATTATCGCAGTTCTCCTGAATTTTTCATTGAATGGATACATGGGAGGTTTAAAATGGACGCTATTGTAA
- the cobZ gene encoding alpha-ribazole phosphatase CobZ, with product MKLSDIEEKDLKKGQPEKVEENATVNILDVLAEEGISVQDLADTALEMYVPHPGLETREKADALFKRELKYALSDPNLCLLIYSGVLLEREGRAGTLPNLSKSSYEKDLTFIIADEVLGTSIATYISGSKGAFEFVRFDKQKPGILAKLGPFMDDVIGGLIGGVSSNMYSRGMAEFVGTD from the coding sequence ATGAAATTATCCGATATTGAGGAAAAAGACCTGAAAAAAGGGCAGCCTGAGAAAGTAGAAGAAAACGCTACAGTCAACATCCTCGATGTCCTTGCTGAAGAAGGCATCAGTGTTCAGGACCTTGCTGATACGGCTCTGGAAATGTACGTTCCCCATCCAGGGCTTGAGACCAGAGAGAAAGCCGACGCTTTATTTAAGAGAGAACTTAAGTATGCACTTTCAGATCCAAACCTCTGCCTTCTAATCTATTCCGGGGTCTTGCTGGAGCGGGAAGGCAGGGCAGGAACCCTTCCGAACCTTAGCAAAAGTTCTTATGAAAAAGACCTTACTTTTATAATTGCAGATGAAGTGCTCGGCACAAGTATTGCAACCTATATCAGCGGTTCCAAGGGCGCTTTTGAGTTTGTCAGGTTTGACAAACAGAAACCTGGAATCCTTGCAAAGCTCGGGCCTTTTATGGATGACGTTATCGGGGGCCTTATAGGAGGCGTGTCTTCCAATATGTATTCAAGAGGTATGGCAGAATTTGTAGGGACGGACTGA
- a CDS encoding cobalamin biosynthesis protein has translation MIVPDSGHLALVLLLAAAIDIFFGEPPAAVHPVVWIGKLINFFINAAPQTHRKAYGVAMALCCVFSAALLGYTVLYIAALPGIPRVLSLLIEAYFLKATFAVNCLLGPAKEIYGHLEANRLDKVRELLPIYVSRNTSKLTRNQMSSAVIESVSENYVDGILSPIFYYTLFGKYGLVAAYAFKAISTLDSMVGYKTEPYRELGYFSAKSDDVLNWIPARISVIFILAAAFIASLLPKKQGKFSPFNSIKSAFEDGMKTPSPNSGYPMAATAGALGVKLEKPDTYILGALYPPTEVKDIKRVSQLIAIASGFSLVACAAVIHLAGIYLYP, from the coding sequence ATGATTGTACCAGACAGCGGGCATCTTGCCCTGGTACTTTTGCTTGCAGCCGCCATAGACATATTTTTCGGGGAGCCGCCTGCTGCCGTACACCCTGTTGTGTGGATAGGAAAACTAATCAATTTTTTTATAAATGCGGCTCCTCAGACTCACAGGAAAGCCTACGGAGTTGCAATGGCTCTCTGCTGTGTATTTTCTGCAGCCTTGCTGGGTTACACCGTGCTTTACATAGCAGCCCTTCCGGGAATTCCCAGGGTGCTTTCCCTTCTTATAGAGGCATATTTCCTGAAAGCCACCTTTGCTGTTAACTGCCTGCTCGGCCCTGCAAAGGAGATTTATGGGCACCTCGAAGCAAACAGGCTTGATAAAGTCCGGGAACTGCTCCCAATATATGTAAGCCGGAACACTTCAAAACTTACCAGAAACCAGATGTCTTCCGCAGTTATCGAATCCGTATCCGAAAACTATGTTGACGGCATCCTGAGCCCCATTTTTTACTATACCCTTTTCGGAAAATACGGGCTTGTTGCAGCATATGCATTTAAAGCCATAAGTACTCTGGACTCAATGGTTGGGTATAAAACCGAGCCCTACAGGGAACTTGGGTACTTCTCAGCGAAATCCGATGACGTATTAAACTGGATCCCTGCCCGCATCTCCGTTATATTCATTCTTGCAGCAGCCTTTATAGCGAGTCTGCTCCCGAAAAAACAGGGAAAATTTTCTCCATTTAACAGTATAAAGAGTGCTTTTGAAGACGGAATGAAAACTCCGTCCCCCAATTCCGGTTATCCCATGGCAGCTACTGCAGGAGCGCTCGGGGTCAAACTTGAAAAACCCGATACTTATATACTTGGGGCCTTATATCCCCCGACCGAAGTAAAGGATATAAAAAGGGTATCCCAATTAATAGCAATTGCTTCAGGCTTCTCGCTTGTTGCCTGTGCAGCAGTAATTCATTTAGCAGGGATATACCTGTATCCGTGA
- the cobD gene encoding threonine-phosphate decarboxylase CobD, which yields MSEQRSVPLRKHLLDLKPCRHGGLVQETSETYGIPESEILDFSANFNPLGNPFEHPESGLNFDEILNAGFKKLTEYPDNRYPEFREAAAKFVGHGVSPKNIIPGNGSTEIIRLVVECVVEKGDTVLLPWPTFGEYEMQCRIMGAELQYPSQDEVEKLPDELLEKAKILFICNPNNPTGKLRTREEIKALAERCTQHKTLLFVDEAFIELSDPSQSVADLAVNNNYIFVMRSLTKDFAIPGIRMGFGIASPEVAEILDTARLSWNLGTLADAVATSLLNIEGGIENPYLKKARDMIREEGEVFKAKLDRIRGFKAGEVNVNFILVDISKFMLDSTELTARLAAHGVLIRDCSSLHGLGKDYIRLAVRTFEENDRIIAAIGDIITEWGREQAKQELQNVIEKASEEGIGGRKTCEYYPCHFEGQNCTFCFCPFYPCENERTGGKWIQSSRGGKVWSCVDCHLVHKTETAQKILDCLMQEGDTDELVKVAWKKVMEPIL from the coding sequence GTGTCCGAGCAAAGAAGTGTACCTTTAAGGAAACATCTACTGGACCTGAAGCCCTGCAGGCATGGAGGGTTAGTTCAGGAAACATCTGAAACTTACGGGATTCCTGAAAGTGAAATTCTTGACTTCAGTGCAAACTTTAATCCTCTGGGAAACCCTTTTGAGCATCCGGAAAGCGGATTGAACTTTGATGAGATTCTTAATGCTGGTTTTAAGAAACTTACCGAATATCCTGATAACAGGTATCCTGAGTTTCGAGAAGCTGCTGCAAAGTTCGTAGGGCATGGAGTAAGCCCAAAGAATATTATTCCGGGTAACGGTTCAACGGAAATTATAAGGCTTGTAGTGGAATGCGTGGTTGAAAAAGGAGATACTGTCCTTCTACCCTGGCCCACTTTCGGAGAATACGAAATGCAGTGCCGGATTATGGGAGCAGAACTGCAGTACCCAAGCCAGGACGAAGTCGAAAAACTTCCTGACGAGCTTCTGGAAAAAGCAAAAATCCTGTTCATCTGTAACCCCAATAACCCGACTGGGAAACTCCGTACTCGAGAAGAAATCAAAGCTCTTGCGGAACGTTGTACACAGCACAAAACACTTCTTTTCGTGGACGAAGCTTTTATTGAGCTTTCAGATCCTTCACAGAGTGTTGCAGATCTTGCAGTAAACAACAATTACATTTTTGTCATGCGTTCCCTTACAAAGGACTTTGCAATCCCGGGAATCCGGATGGGCTTCGGAATAGCTTCCCCTGAGGTAGCTGAAATTCTGGATACTGCTAGACTTTCCTGGAACCTCGGAACCCTGGCAGACGCTGTAGCGACTTCCCTTCTTAATATTGAAGGCGGGATTGAAAACCCGTACCTGAAAAAAGCGAGGGATATGATCAGGGAAGAAGGAGAGGTTTTTAAGGCGAAACTCGATAGGATAAGGGGTTTTAAAGCCGGAGAGGTGAATGTAAACTTTATCCTGGTTGATATCAGTAAATTCATGCTTGATTCAACGGAATTAACTGCACGTCTGGCAGCTCATGGAGTCCTCATAAGGGACTGTTCTTCCCTCCACGGCCTTGGAAAAGATTACATAAGGCTTGCAGTCCGGACTTTCGAAGAAAACGACAGGATAATTGCTGCAATCGGGGATATAATTACCGAGTGGGGTAGAGAACAGGCAAAACAAGAACTGCAGAATGTGATCGAAAAGGCTTCTGAAGAAGGCATTGGAGGCAGGAAAACCTGCGAATACTATCCCTGCCACTTTGAAGGCCAGAACTGTACCTTCTGCTTCTGTCCGTTCTATCCCTGTGAAAACGAGCGCACAGGAGGAAAATGGATCCAGAGCTCAAGAGGCGGAAAAGTCTGGAGCTGTGTTGACTGTCATCTGGTTCACAAGACGGAAACTGCGCAGAAAATCCTTGACTGTCTTATGCAGGAAGGAGATACGGACGAACTCGTGAAAGTTGCCTGGAAGAAAGTGATGGAGCCTATCCTATGA
- the hisS gene encoding histidine--tRNA ligase — MTVNRPRGTRDFLPADTARRRYVESVMRDVARKWGYSEIITPTFEHLDLFTLKSGEGIIGELYNFTDKGGREMTLRPELTAPVMRMYINELQPFPKPLKLFYFENCFRYERPQKGRFREFWQFGVELIGSGKPDSDAEVIALADAMLKSAGVKGDMKLGNLAVIRTLLSGLEPEIVSKVMRLVDKKEYAGLEALLEEIGAEEQLKSDLFHLIKLEGKHILPEVIKIVGNIPELVSFEKTLKLLDAYGVDYSLDFGIARGLDYYTGMVFEVYAEGLGAQKQVCGGGSYQLIQLFGGGDVPSTGFGIGFDRIMEICPLTPPAPKTLMLVSKPDLHLKAISFANELRKYVPVHVDLMQRNFKAQLSYANTINADYVVIVGEKELEAGKLTLRDMVSGEQELLTLDEIIEKVSPS, encoded by the coding sequence ATGACAGTTAATAGACCAAGAGGGACCCGGGACTTTTTACCTGCCGATACTGCCCGGAGAAGATACGTGGAAAGTGTTATGCGAGACGTTGCCCGCAAATGGGGCTACAGTGAAATCATTACGCCCACGTTTGAACATCTTGATCTTTTCACCCTGAAGTCAGGAGAAGGGATCATAGGGGAGCTCTACAACTTTACGGACAAAGGCGGCAGGGAAATGACCCTCAGGCCTGAGCTTACTGCTCCTGTCATGCGTATGTATATAAATGAACTTCAGCCTTTTCCGAAGCCTTTAAAATTATTTTACTTTGAAAACTGTTTCCGCTATGAGCGCCCCCAGAAAGGCCGTTTCAGGGAATTCTGGCAGTTCGGGGTTGAACTTATAGGAAGCGGAAAACCCGATTCCGATGCCGAGGTTATTGCCCTTGCCGATGCCATGTTAAAATCCGCCGGAGTGAAGGGCGACATGAAGCTCGGAAACCTTGCGGTCATACGTACGCTCTTGAGTGGGCTTGAACCGGAAATTGTGAGCAAGGTTATGCGGCTTGTGGATAAAAAAGAGTATGCCGGCCTTGAAGCACTGCTTGAAGAAATAGGAGCCGAAGAACAGCTCAAGTCCGACCTTTTCCACCTGATAAAACTGGAAGGCAAGCATATCCTCCCTGAAGTAATAAAAATAGTTGGAAATATCCCTGAACTTGTAAGCTTTGAAAAGACCCTCAAGCTTCTCGACGCATACGGAGTCGATTACTCCCTTGACTTCGGGATTGCACGCGGGCTTGATTACTATACAGGCATGGTTTTTGAGGTCTATGCCGAGGGCCTCGGTGCCCAGAAACAGGTCTGCGGTGGAGGTTCTTACCAGCTTATCCAGCTTTTCGGAGGCGGAGACGTGCCTTCAACCGGCTTCGGGATAGGTTTTGATAGGATTATGGAAATCTGCCCTCTTACCCCGCCTGCTCCTAAAACCCTTATGCTGGTCTCAAAACCTGATCTTCATCTAAAAGCGATAAGTTTTGCAAATGAACTAAGGAAGTACGTGCCGGTCCATGTAGACCTCATGCAGCGTAATTTCAAAGCCCAACTTTCTTATGCAAATACCATCAACGCTGATTACGTGGTTATAGTTGGTGAAAAAGAATTAGAAGCAGGAAAGCTTACGCTGAGAGATATGGTTTCAGGAGAACAGGAACTTCTGACGCTTGATGAGATTATTGAGAAAGTTTCACCTAGCTAA